TATTTGGGAGGTCAAAGGCAATGTGATCATCGCAAACAGCTGTTGACGCAGACCCATAATAGAGTGATACATACGGGCGACTTGagtcaaatgaaaaataaaattgaccaCCGGTTGGGTTAGCAAACTAGGTTAGCAAATTCCATGGCGACGAGAGAGATGAGAAAGCAAGAGCGAGGATCATGCCAGAAGGcggcgagaaagagagagcaatGGGGAGCGACAaatgagaaggagaagaaggaggattAAGCCACAGCACCTCTAAGTAGTTTTTCCTAATTCAACTTAGTCCATTAATTACTTTCTTCAAAATCTACTCGATCTACTTTCTTTCTATATGCCGAGTATGCGTGAGAAAAGCGTTAAGTAgtttttcctaatttgagtaAATTCATTAattattctcttttcaaaatctcCTAATTTGAGTACGTTCATTTATTATTCTCTCTTCAAAATCTCCTCAATTTCATCTATTTCCTTTTTGGATTTCGCGTGCCATCAAAGGTTTGCTTGACCCTCGGTCAAATGGGCTTTTGGGATTAGGTTTTCTTCATTTACGGGGAATCGTCGGGTCGGGTCCACGTGAAAAACCTGACCGACCCGACTAGAAACCGGGTCAATAAGTGGATCCGACCGATTCCAAAATAAATCAAGGGAAGGATACTCTCGAAGAAAAAGAGCGCTAGGATTTCTCTCTGAATCGCGCACAGAAcgagaaggaggagagggagaaatgTGGAGGATCAAGCCAGAAGACATGGGTCGGGCAGAGGAGGCGAAGCGGTTCATGGTGAACTACTACAGGACGTTCGACACGAACCGGGCGGGCTTGGTGAACCTGTACCGGAAAGAGTCGGTGCTGAACTTCGATGGCCGGTAGATCAAGGGCAAGGAGGCCATCCTCGCCAAACTCACCTCCCTTCCGCAGTGCCAACACGAAATCGCCGAGTTCAAGTGCATGCCCTACCGGACCGGCAGCGTGCTCATTTCCGTCTACGGCGAGACGTAGGTAGGGGTTAGAATGTCATGGCGGACGCCCTTATTTCAAATCAGGTCTCTCTCGGATGAAGGAtccatttatatttttataattttaaattccTTTTTTGGAGTGTCGAAGAACAAGGATGGtggttttgatgagattttgggcaTATTTGTTGTCGATTTAATGTCTTGGGTGATCCTTCGTCCATCCATCCCATCCATTGTTAGCAAAGAGTATCTGTCTCTGTAGCTAGCGTAACGGAACCGAATTGTTGCTCCGATGAATTTTCTTGGTGGGGTGGGTGATGCCTTGTCAACTCTCTgcaatttctctatcgatcagtCGATCAATCGATAAATCAATCTCCTTCCCATAAATACTGAGAGTCGTGCACCCTTACCCTTACCCTTGTAGTAGTCCATCTCGTGCTTTTGTCTGACGCTCTTGCTCTGATTCTTTGCCTTCAGACGTTCCTTCTGATGCCAGCACCAGAAGGAAGCTTTTGCGTAGGAACACAAATTTGGAGGCCCTTTGATCTCAACAAGGTTCGGACACCACCACCGGCATCGGAACCGACACCGACCTTTGCTTTTCTAATGTCCACACTGACTtccccaccgccaccgccaatGTCCGCCTTTGCTCTTCACACCGCCGTGCGGATGTCCGGCACGACATCGCCAGCTTATGTCTCAGCACTAGCACCGCCCATGGCTGCCTCGACATCAAGTGAGTCCACCTCGTCCGCCTCGGCATCAAGTGGGTCTGCCTTGGCACTGCCCATGTCCAGGATGAAAATTTCCACCTCGGCACATCTTGGTGACGTTTTATTTTCAATGTTTTATTGCTTGAaacatgtttatatatataggAGTTCATGTTTGAATTCGAGTCCTATGAACTTAGGTCGCGTTTGCTACCGATTCTGTTTTCGGGAATAGAttctgattagaaatgattcttttttattctattcccggAAACTACTTTTTAAGCATTTTTAAGCGGTTTGTTAACtgtcca
This genomic stretch from Eucalyptus grandis isolate ANBG69807.140 chromosome 3, ASM1654582v1, whole genome shotgun sequence harbors:
- the LOC120291123 gene encoding uncharacterized protein LOC120291123, which codes for MADALISNQTFLLMPAPEGSFCVGTQIWRPFDLNKVRTPPPASEPTPTFAFLMSTLTSPPPPPMSAFALHTAVRMSGTTSPAYVSALAPPMAASTSSESTSSASASSGSALALPMSRMKISTSAHLGDVLFSMFYCLKHVYIYRSSCLNSSPMNLGRVCYRFCFRE